The genomic region CAGAGGTTAACTACACTATTAAGAAGCCAGATCCGCTGACAGTTACAGCTACTATTACAGCACCAGTGACTTGCTCGAACCCACTTGGTACCGCACATTTTACTGCTATGGGAGGAGCTCGACCTTATACACAGTTCAGCTTCCAACCAATAGGTGGAGGTACGCCAGGGGCAAGCAATCCAGCTGTTAATAATGAGGCTGACTTCAACATAGGGGCAGGTACTTACCAAATAGAAGTGAAAGATGCTAATGGATGTACTGCTACGGCAACCTTTGTGGTGCCTCAACCTAAGACTTTGAGTATTACTGTTGAAGACTTAGAGCCTTGCTATAAGGGTGGTAACTCAGCTCGTATACAAGTGAAGGTAATCAGCGGTAATGGAGGATACCAGTTCAGTAAAGATGGTGGGGCTACCTTTGAAACAGGTACTAGCTCAACAAGCACATTCATCATTTATGAGAACTTGACGGCAAACACTTATAACTTTGTTGTGAAGGATGCTTATGGCTGTGATGCTTCAACAAGCTACACAGTGGATAATCCATTCCGTATGCAGGCTGTACAGGTTGATCCTCTTACTTGTGCACCTAACAGTGAGGCAACCTTCTCAGTTACCTATTCAGGTGGTAAGGCAGGTACAAGAGAGTTCTTGTGGAGCAATTCACCAACAACTGGCTTTACAACATCTATACCAACAGGTATGAGCCTTACACAATCAGGTAATGTGTTCTCATTCAAGACACGTGTAGAGGGTGATTACTACTTCAAGGTACGTTATCAGATGGATAATGGCGACTACTGTGAAGAGACTTCTAACAAGTTTGAAGTGAAAGTGAGTCGACCTACCTTTACAGTAACACCTACCGTTGAAAACGTAAGTTGTGCGGGAGGAGCTACAGGTAAGGTGCTTATCAATCCTTCAAGTATTAGAGGAGGTATACCGCCGTACACAATGTTGTTCTATAACGGAATTACAACCACTACCCTCTCAGTAGGTGATATCGCTGGTTTGGCAGTAGGTACTTACACCATTACCTTGAGAGATAGCGGTCAGTGCCAATCTGCACCAATAGGCTTTACTATTACCCAAACAGCTGCGATGGTAGTAACGGCTACTCATCAAGGGCTTACTTGCTCGGCAGCGGGTACACAATTGGGTAGTGCACAAGTAACGATACAATCGGGTGGTACTGCACCATATAAAGTGATACTGAAGAAGAACGGTGTAGACGCCGAAACACGAACTGCTATTCCAGCAGGGGCATTACAACAGTTTAATAGCTTAGATATTGCGACTTATCAGATAGTAGTTGAGGATGCTAAAGGTTGTACTTATCACTATGACTTCACAGTAGCAGGCGAGGCTAATAAGATTGATACGCGCCCAAGTGCTAACATAGGTTGCTCGGCAGCTACAGGTGAGATAGCCGTTTCAGGTTATAATATTACAGGTAGCCACTTATCTACTGATGCATACTACTTTGCGGTATATCGTGAAGGTATGGGTCAGTTGATTAACCCAACCTTACCAACAGAAACTGTACCGAATGCAGATGGAACCAACGACACTTGGTACAGAGGTGGTGCTGTAGTAACAACCACTTTATCAGGAGGCGGACAAGTACAAGCCTCAACACATACCTTTACAGGTTTGGTACCAGGAGTTAAGTATACTTTTGTAGTATTCCATACAAGTAGCCAGTGTATGTATCGCCAAGAAGCAAGCATACCAGTACCAACACAATCTCCGTTGAAAGTGAATGTGGTAGGCACTGCATCAACTACTTGTATCAACAATAACGATGGTAAAGTAATCGTACACTTGAGTGATTGGCCAACGCCAACACCAGTTAAGTATGACGTGTATGTATACCCACCATCGAATCCGTTGGTAGCAGCTACACCAGCAGTAACTGGCACGCTGAACCCAACTGCAGCACCTACTATAGGTCAAGATTTCACTATAACAGGAATCCCAGCAGGACGTTACTTTGTACTCTTTACCGATAAGAACGGAACAGGATGTACAAAAGGTTCTGATGACTTTATCATCGGCAAATCGACCTCATCAGTAACTGTCTCTGCAACAGTGGTAAAACAAGCTAACTGTAAACAACCAGCTTCTGATGGTTTGGGTAGAATAGTGGTAGATGTACAAGGTGGTCAAGCTCCTTACAAATATTACTACCACAATATGGCAACCCCAGTACCAACAGGGGTAGCGCTGGATAACGCTCTTACCAATTCAACTGATGGTGTATCGAAAGATGTTATCTCAGGTACTTGGATGGTATTCGTTCGCGATAGTTCAGGATGTATGCAGCAGACTGTTACCCAAACAGTGGCTTTAGATCCTCAGCCTTCGATTGCCTCAGCAACGGCTGATGATGCTTGTAGCGATAGAGCGGATTATCCAATCAAGCTCACAATGACAACCATCGGTGTTGGTCAGCACCAGTATAGAATTGATGGGGTGACCAATTGGCAGAACTTAGATGTCTCAGTAGGTGAATTCCTATTGCCAGTACGCTTAGGTCCACAAACACCGCCTTACACTATTTACTTACGCGATGCTAATGGTTGCGAAACCAGCACCACAGTAAATGTGTACAAGTTGATGGATTTTGATGCTTCGCACGATCCATTAATACCTTGTGGAGCTACCAATACAGTAACTATCCACGTGAATAATATCACAGGCGGATCAGGAGCTTATAAGATAGGTATTAGCAAGGTAGTTGATAAGGGATTACCTACTGAACGCGAGATAGTTCAGGTGACCCCAGGCACGAATGTAGCTGGTACAACACATAACGCTATTGTATCTGGAGGTGCAGGTAACTACCGCATCAGTATATACGATGCGACAACCTTCGGTACTTCAGCTGAGTGTGCAAGGATTAAGGACTTTGTGGTTCGTACACCTGATATGCCTACCTTGGAGTTGATGTCAGTAAGTACGCCTACTTGCTACCAAGGCACTTCAACCATACGAGTGAAGGCTAACCCAGCAAGTGCAGCACCTTACGACTTTACTATTACACCAATTACCCCAGGTATGCCGATGGCAGGTGTAACTAAGGCTATCAATGGTAATTATGTGATATTTAATAATGTGCCAACGAAGGCAGCTTCGTTAGGTGGTGCACAGTACCTCATCAAAGCTATGACAGCCCAAAGTTGTACAACTACGATGAGCGTAACAGTTGAATCGCCAGAGCAATTGGTATTAACACCAAATGCCCTTACAGCTACTGATTACAAGTGTGAGGCTGATGGTAGTACATCTAACCCAACCTTGAAGTTCGACTTAAGTGCACTTTCAGGAGGTTCAACTCCTTATACACGTGTAGAATTCAAGCAAGGTACCACGGTACTCAACCAGCAGAACTTCACAACAGGAGTAACTGAGTATACTTATACCTTACCATCGTACGTAACGGTGGCGACACCTTACCACGTAGAGGTATATGATGCTAATGGTTGTAGTGTGACAAGCACTGCGGTAACAGTATCACCTACATTGATAATGAGTGATCTGACAGCAGTTCAAACACAGGCGCTTACTTGTGCACAAAATGAAACTCTAGTAGTAACAGTAAGTACCACTACAGTATACAACAATGAGCCTATTGAGTACTCGATAGCCAAGGTAGGTGAATTTGCACCAATACAAAGTGCAACGCTCAACTCCCTTACTTGGACGCTTACGCTTACAGATCCATCGGGCTATGTGATCAGAGCGAAGAATACTCTAACAGGATGTGAGATTACCACTTCTTACGATGTGCTTAATCCTAACACTCTCTTGTTAGAGGCTAAAGATCCAGTACGTGTACAATGCTTCGGTGGTACGGGTTCTATCACCTTAGAGCTAACCGATACGCGTCTATCGGATGGTGACCAAGTAGCTAATGGCTTCAACTATACTATCTACACTTTGCCAACAGGACCTCAGTACACAGGTACTAGCACAGGTGGTAGTATTCCTCACGGGGGCCTACCAGCAGGTAAGTACCGAGTAGAAGCTGAAGCACTTCTTAGCCATTGTAAAGCAGAAACAACCTTTGAACTTGTTCAAGCAGAAAAACCAATAGAAGTATTTGCTCAAGAAACCTTCAGCGTAACTTGTGATAACAATCGTGGTGAAATCTTTGTGAGAGTAACTGGTGGTTGGGCACCTTACAAGGTAGATATCCAAGGAGGTGGTATCACAGGTCAGCAAATCATCAACCAAGATGGTGATGGGGCGCTCTTCACAGGCTTGATGTCGACAGGCTTCTCAGGAGGTATACAGACTTACACAATTACTGTTACAGATGCTTGGGGTTGTTCAAATGTATCAGGTACTACACAAGTAGGACTTAAATATCCAGATACAATTACTGCCACAGTGAGTGTAACACAGCAGCCTACTTGTAAAGGCAGCTCCGATGGTATTATCGAAGTGACTAATGTATCAGGTGGTTCAGGAAGGTATTACTATACTCTTGTTGACTCGAACCTGAATGCAAGTACGCAAACTGATACAAGGTTCACCGACTTATTACCAGGTATGTACTCATTAGAAATAATGGATACTTGGGGTTGTACCTTCCGCAAGGATCAGATAGAAATTAAGGAGCCAGAAGCCATTACGGTATCAATTACCAACTCAATGCTCTTAGTATGTCACAAAGATAAAGATGCGTGGGTTGACTATGAAATAAAAGGCGGACGACCACCTTATGATGTACAAATAGTTCATAAAGGAACAAATGTTGCACTCTATACAAAGACTGGAGTAGCTTCAGGCACTACGGAGAGAGTACCAGGTTTGGCAGCAGGTGAATATGAGTTCATCGTGAAAGATAGCAGTAGAGGGGGAGGCTGTACAATGTCACCAACTTACGAGTTTGTCGTACAGTCAGCACCAGACCTCGAAGCAACTACCGAGCAGGGTTATAACTGTGATAACAATGAGTTTAGCACGTGGATAGAAGTACGCTTCAAAGATCCAGTTGACTTCAATAAGATTACTTATAAACTCAACGGAGGTCCTGCGCAAACCTTCTCACGCAATAACGGTATAAGTGCTGGATATATTGATCAAAATAGGTTCGATCGTAGTATTGCTACTCAAACCCTCGAAATCATTTATTCAGATGTACATTCTGTGACAGGTGCTACAAAGGTATGTAACCATACCCTTACAAAACCTGTGACAGTTGAGGAGATCTATCAGTTGTCAAATATCGTTAAATCACCTACTACGCAAATTAATACCTTGGTAGTAGAAGGAGTAGGAGGTAAGAAGCCTTATTACTATACCTTCAATGGTGATGACCACGATACCAACAACGTGTATGAGCTCAAGAAGACAGATCCTGACTTTACTGATCCAGTCAACGGTAAAAAGTACAAACTCATTGATGTATTAGTACGAGATACTGCGGGCTGTACGATTACTAAGACGTTCAAGGAAGAATATTTTGATATCTTCATACCAAACTACTTTACACCAAACGGAGATGGTACGTTTGATACTTGGACTCCACGTAATGTTGAGAAGTTCCCATTCATCAAGACTTATATCTATGATAGGTACGGACGCCGCATCAAGACCCTTTCACAAGGAGAGGCTTGGGATGGTAACTATGAAGGTAAGCCAATGCCAACAGGCGACTACTGGTATATCATCGAACTCAATGATGAATTTGATGATAGAACCTTCAACGGTCACTTCACACTCTATAGATAGTATAGTAATTTAATTAATAATAAAACTCCCAAAGCCGAGTATCTAAAAAGATACTCGGCTTTTTTATGCAGCGTAGGGAGAAGTTTAGAAATAAAAAAAGCTGTATAAATGAATCTTTACACAGCTTAATTTAATAATAAAAAAGAAAACTTAAAAATAATAATTATGAAAAAAACTTTTGTTTGTTATATCGTTTTTAACACAACCATTCTCATAAATGTTGGTTGATGAAAAAGTCTTTATTTTGCTGCAAAGGTACGTTAAAATTTTTAACTACCAAATTATTTTCAAACTTTTTTTTTAAAAAATATTTTATATGTAAAAAATAAGCGATTTAGCAGTGATAATTATGTATTTAATGTTTATCTAATTTATTATTCGTATTTTAAATGATGGTTTTTAACGCATAATAACCAAATAAAATGTTAAAATATTAATAATAATAATAGAAAAAGTGTTAAATCGTATAGAAAGTGTTGTTAGAAATATCTGTATGTCTAATAATACCTATTTTTTTCGTAGAATCTTTCTATATAAACAATGATTATTGGGTACTTTTATCAAAAAATGTATCAGATCTAAGTGTTTGTATATTCTTATGAGGATAAGCCTCTAAAAATAAAAAGTTACAAAAGTCTTTTATTTGAAATAAAAGTTGTACCTTTGCCGAAAATTTAAAAACACTATGAGTTTGACAGACAAAACTATTGGAGAAATTGTGGCTGACGATTTCCGTGCAGCTGCGGTATTTAAGAAGTATGGCATTGACTTTTGCTGTAGAGGAGGGAGAACCATTGATGAGGCTTGTGATAAAAAGGATGTTGATAAGCAGAGTCTTATCAATGACCTCAACGCAATCCCACAGGGGAAAGGTGATCAGGTGGATGTGAGTAGCTGGCCCTTGGATCTGCTGGCGAACTACATTGTGCGTATCCACCATCAGTACGTGCACGATAAAACGCCAATCCTATTGCAATTCCTTGATAAACTGTGCAGAGTGCACGGTGAAAGACACCCAGAGTTGTTTGAAATCAATCGTATTTTTACAGAGAGTGCGCACGATTTGGCAAACCACTTTGAAAAGGAAGAGCGCGTACTATTCCCTTTTATAGGTGAACTTGTGAAGGCACAGCAGACAGGACAGCCACTTGAGACAGCTCACTTCGGCACTGTGGAGAACCCCATTGCAATGATGATGCACGAACATACAGTTGAGGGCGATCGTTTTGCTGAGATTGCACGGCTGAGCAATAACTACACTCCGCCAGCAGATGCTTGTAACACTTACCGTGTTACTTTTGCGATGTTGCAAGAGTTTGAAGAGGATTTGCATCGCCATATTCACTTGGAGAATAACGTGCTATTCCCTAAAGCGATTGCCTTAGAGAAGCAACTCAACAGTTAATCTATTACACTTATTTACATAAAAAGGATTTCGGCGAATGGCTGAAATCCTTTTTTTATGTATAAATGACAATCCTTTAAAAGCGCAGATTGAAGCCAACCATTTGGTAGCCGTCGAGGGTGGTAGAAGTGGATAGATCAAAGGTGTAGCGATTGGTAGGCTGCTCAAGGTTCTCATTGATTTTCTGGCGAGTGATACGCCTATCAGCAATAGTTTTACCCGTGATGTACCCCACGAAGAGTGCGATGGGGTAGTCGGACGCCCAATGCACTTTGCTCTGCATCATCTCAAAGGCCATCAGACCGAGAGCGGTGTAGCCCACAGGCTTGATCCATTTGTGATCGGGATAGTTCTCGATGAGTACCGTAAGGGCAGACATCGCCGTGGTGAGGTGCCCTGAAGGCATAGCATCGTAGCGCGGGGTATCTTCCTGATAGGAGGCAAAGCTCGGGGCAAAAGTCCAATGGCTGTGGCGGCGTCCCTCATCAAAGGTGATGAAAGGGCTTTCACGCCCACTAAGGCGCTTAAAGGGTTGCACAAACAAGCCCGAGACGATGATGCTCTCCACCAATTGCATCGATACACTTTTCGCTCTATAATTATTGGTGATAAGTCCATAGGTAGCCAGTCCTCCGCTGATGATCAGGAACGTAGTGCCATTACCGATAAAATACATCGCTGAGTTTACATCTGCGGGGATAATCTTCAAGAAACCCAGTTTTTTATATGTATGTGCCTCATTCAGCCCCAAGTTTTTACCGAAGTTGCGGCTTTCCTCTATCAGCCAAGGATCGGCAGGGATGATAGCCGCCGTTGCTGCCAATGAGGCAAGTCCATAGGGGTAATAAGGCTTGGAAACCATCAGCGTTGCCGACTTGCCAAAGTTGCGCGGTATCTTGTTGAAGATATCACTTATTTTGGGCTTTTTGTAAATGAGGATTTCATCTTTACTTATCCGATACGCCTTCGTTTCGCCTTCGATAGTGGAGGGGAGGGGGAGGCTATCTTTTTGTGATGGCGGCAGCGTATCAAGTGTTTGTGATATTCCTATGAAAGGGAGGAGTAATGTAAAAACAATGTATTTCATATAGCGATCTTTGGTTAAGAGGCGGCAAAGATACGAATTTTTAGGGTAATAGATGGCTTATTTGTTAAAAAATGTGAGGAAATGTGCTTCTCCATTGCCTAAAATGTTATACCTTTGCGCTGTAATTAGTATCGTATGGAAATAGTATATACATTGGTAGATATTGACTTGGTGGCGCAGCGGTTATTGGCTTATCTCACTGAAAGAGTGATTGTTTTCCGTGGGGAAATGGGTGCGGGTAAGACGACGCTCATCAAGGCTTTGGTGAAGGCTATGGGGAGCAGTGATACGGTTTCGAGCCCTACTTTTGCGCTTGTCAATCCTTATATGAGTGAGGAAGGTACTATCTATCATTTTGATTTTTACCGTATTAAGAAAGAGGAAGAAGCCTTTGACATTGGATTTGAAGAGTATCTGTACTCAGGCGATTGGTGCTTTATTGAATGGGCTGAGCGAGTGCCTTCGTATCTACCTGAGAAGTACATAGCAATTGATATTGAGGTAATTGACGCTAATACAAGGAGATTAAAAGTAAAGTTGTTTTAATTGATTTCCTAATATTATAACTCACAACTGATTAGTTTTTTCTGTTCTTTTGTCTTGAAACAAAAGAACCAAAAATTCAAGGCTGTGGATGCTTAGGCGAGAAAATCAACGTCTCTCGCTGAAAATCTCTAAACTCGCTCCCTGCGGTCGCTCAAACAGTAGAGATTTTCAACGCTCGTTCCTATGATTTTCTCAGCCACGCCTCCAATGCCATTAGAGAGTGCTAAATAAGTTTAGTAAAAAGATGAGAGCAACGTACATTAAATATGTGTTAAATTTTAAGCGTCCGTCGGGCACTTCTCGTGGGGTGCTGACGCAGAAGGATACTTATTTTCTTCTGCTGAATGAGGATGGAAAATTGGGCGTTGGTGAATGCGGTTTGTTGCGTACACTCAGCGTAGATGATCGTGTGGATTACGAGGAGAAGTTGGTGTGGGTTTGTGCGCATATCCACCTAGGTGAAGAACGCTTGTGGGCTGACTTAGAGGCTTTTCCATCGATACAATTCGGTGTGGAGCAAGCTTTTAGATCACTTAGAGCTGAGGCTTGGTACAATTTGTTTCCATCGGATTTTACCTCTGGGAAGGCTCAGATACCTATCAATGGATTGGTATGGATGGGGCAGCCAGAGTTTATGAAGGCTCAGATACGTGAGAAGCTCGCACAGGGTTTTCGCTGTATCAAAATGAAGATTGGGGCTATTGATTTTTCGGAAGAATATGCTCTTTTACAAGGAATTAGATTGGAGTTTTCACCTGAGGATATCGAGCTACGAGTAGATGCTAATGGGGCTTTTGCGCCTGAGCAGGCAATGGATTACCTCAATCGATTGGCTGACTTGCAGTTACACTCTATTGAGCAGCCTATCAAGGCAGGGCAGTGGGAGGCTATGGCACGCTTGTGTGAGCGGACGCCTTTGCCAATAGCTCTTGATGAGGAGCTTATTGGGGTGTTTTCAAAGGAAGAAAAGCAGCGATTACTGGAGGCAATTCGTCCGCAGTATATTATCTTAAAACCTTCATTGATAGGCGGATATAAGGGATCTGAACAATGGATAACTCTGGCGGAGAGTTTGAACATTGGCTGGTGGGTAACCAGCGCACTTGAGAGCAATATAGGCTTGAATGCGATTGCCCAGTGGACATATATGCTTGGCAACCCTTTGCCACAGGGCTTGGGTACGGGCAGTTTGTATACTAACAATATCCCTTTCCCATTGGAAGTGAAGGATGGCAAGTTGGGGCTTAGGCTTTAGTAGCACGGAGCATTTCTCTTTTTCCTGGGGGTCCTTGTAGTCTTTCGACCGTGAAACCGCAGGCAGTCATTGCGCGTCGCACGCTTCCTTTGGCGGCGTAGGTTACTAAGATACCATTGGTTTTGAGGGCATTATACATTTTCTGGAAGATATCTTCCTGCCAGAGTTCAGGTTGCACTTGAGCGCCAAAAGCATCGAAGTAGATAAGGTCGAATTGGGAGAGGTCGTTAATCTCTTGGAAAAACTGTTTTCTTTTTTTTAAAATAAAATGGCTATTGAGGGTAACTTCTTCATTCCAAGGGCATTGGTGCATCTTAGCAAAGAGAGGGGCAAGTGCTGGCTGCTGTAATAGCTCACAGTAGTTCATCTGCGAGGCTTCTTGCCACGATAGGGGGTAGGCTTCGATGGTTTCGTAATGTACATTGAGGTTGAGATGGGGCTGCTCAGCCAAAGTAGCCAAGGCGTTAAGCCCTGTGCCAAAGCCTATTTCGAGGATTGAAATATTTTGGTTACTGAACAGAGCAAGCCCGTTTTTGATAAAGACGTGCTTGGTTTCCTGAATAGCGCCGTGCGTGGAATGGAAGCTCTCACCCCACTCGGGGATGCGAAAAGAGGTGGAACCGTCGTCAGTAGTGATAATTTCTCTCTTCATAATATATTGTTTATCAATTTATTATTTCTTTTTGCAAGAAAAATACAACTTTGAAAAGGCAAAGATATGAAATAAAAGTGTACTTTTGTCAAAAAATTAATAAGATCGTTATGGTAGATATTAAGATAACACCAATAGAGGAGAGCCGTATCAGTCAGGTTGACTTTACGTCGTTAGTTTTTGGCAAGGAGTTTTCGGACTATATGTTCGTATGTGCTTATAGGGAGGGGCGTTGGCAGCAACCAGAGATTAAGCCTTATGCGCCTATCTCGTTGATGCCTTCGGCGAGTGTGTTCCATTACGGGCAGGCGGTGTTTGAGGGGATGAAGGCTTACAAGGATGAAGCGGGGCGTGTGTTTTTGTTTCGTCCGTGGGAGAACTATCGTCGTTTGAACCGCTCGTGTGAGCGATTGGCAATGCCAGCCTTTCCTGAGGAATGGTTTGACGCTGGCTTGAAGCAACTTTTAGGGCTTGATAAAGAGTGGATAAAGCAAGGCGTTGGCAATTCGCTTTATATACGACCGTTTATGATTGCTACTAGTGCAGGAGTGAAGGCGTCGGCGGCTACGGAATACCTTTTTGTTATCATCACTTCGCCAGTGCAGTCGTACTACGATGGTGATGTGAAGGTGAAGATTGCTGATTATTACAGCCGTGCCGCTAATGGAGGTTTTGGCTATGCGAAGGCTGCGGGGAACTATGCGGGGCAGTTTTTCCCAACGGCTGAGGCTGCTAAGGAAGGCTATCAGCAAGTGATGTGGACGGATGATGCTACCCACGAATTTTTAGAAGAGTCAGGAACGATGAACTTGTATTTCCGTATTGCAGATAAGTTAATTACGTGCCCTGTGAGTGAACGGATTTTAGATGGGGTGACTCGTAAGAGTATCTTGGAGTTGGCACCTCGCTTAGGTATTGAAACAGAAGTGCGTAAGGTGCGTGTGCAGGAGCTTATTAAGGCTTCGGAGAACGGCACATTGCAAGAGGCTTTTGGTTGCGGGACAGCAGCAGTGGTTAGCCCTATTTCGGGCTTTGGATACAAGGGGAAGGATTATGCTATTCATCGCCCTAAAGAGTTGTATGCTAACAAGATAAAAGAAACTATATTGGATATACAGTACAATAGGGGAGAAGACCCTTTTGGCTGGCGAGAAGAAGTAAAATAATAATAAATAGAATTGTAAAATGAAGAGATATTATTTAGTAGCTATTCTCTTGATGCTGTTTGCATTGAGTAGCTGTGGTAAAGACCAAGATGATAAACCAACTACCGATGGAACACCTAAGCAGAAGTCTGATACGGGCGTTGATATGAGGACGCCTGATAATAATGTAAATGCCTATGCAAAGAAAGCGCTTACTGGGTCATTTGTTGATTTTTGGAGTAAGGGAGATTGGACCAAGGAGCAATGGAGTAGCTTTCTTGGAGAGATGCAAGGGTTACACCTCAATACTGTGATTGTGCAGTTTGCTGCTTATGGTGATTACACGTGGTTTGACTCAAAGAATACTTTTACAAATACTAAGTTTAAGGGGGCGCTTGGCAATCTTCTCACTGTGGCAGCAGAGAAGGGAATGGAGGTGTATATTGGGTTGTATTTTGACGGAGGGTATTGGCATAATCAGACGAATGTCAGTTGGCTACATACTCACGCCGACCGCTGTATTGAGATAGCGCGAGAGATTCAAGCACAGTTTGGCAATAGTAAGGCTTTCAAAGGATGGTATATTCCACACGAGCCTGAGCCGAATGCTTATAATAGTTCTGCGCTTGTGGCATCGTTCAGGGATAACTTTGTGAACAGGATTTCTAATAAGTTGCATCAACTCAATAATAAGCCTGTTGCCATTGCAGCTTTTTGGAATAGTGGTTTATCAACGCCTGATCAGCTACAGCATTTTATGGCAGAGCTGAGCAAGTGTAACCTACAAGTGATAATGCTTCAAGATGGAGTAGGGGCGAAGCACGTAACCCTCGACAGACTTGCAGCTTACTATCAGAGTGCAGAAAAGGGACTTTACACGGAGAACACCTCTTATAAAGGTGCATTTTGGATTGACCTTGAAACATTTGAACAGATTCCTTCAGGAGAGTTTTCTTCTATTCCTGCTAATTTTGACCGTGTGAAGGGACAGATTGCAGTAGCGATAGCTGTACCGCGTGTAAGTAAGGTGGTGTCTTTTGATTTTTATAGTGATATGTCGTCTGTAAGCCCCAAAGGAGAGCGAGCAAAGAAGCTCTATAAAGATTATCAGGGCTTTATAAATACGATAAAGTAAAAGATGAATTTCATTAGCATATTAAAAAAAGAGCTATTCAAATTCTTTTGAATAGCTCTTTTTTTGAGTTTTTATAGATTAAATTACAGTTAGGCTTTGTTTTTTAATAAGGGGACAAATTGGAATTCGCCGTATTCTGTTTTGTGGAACTCTTTTTCTGAAATGCGTTCGTAGAGGGTCATAATCTGGGTTTTATCTCCTACGGGAATGACCAATCTACCGCCGATGGCTAATTGAGCCAGTAAAGGGCGCGGTACGGATAGGGCACCTGCGGTTACTAAAATGCGGTCAAAAGGAGCTTCTTTGGGTAATCCTTTGTAGCCATCGCCAAAGTACATTCTTGCGGGGCGGCGTATCAGTTTGGGGAGTAATACTTGGGTTTGTTTGAAGAGCTTTTCTTGGCGCTCAATGGTGAAAAGTTGCACTCCTAAATAGAGTAATATGCTTGATTGGTAGCCACTACCTGTACCTATTTCCAATACTTTTTGGCGAGGAGATACTTGTAGCAGTTCTGTTTGAAAAGCTACTGTGTAAGGTTGAGAAATGGTTTGTCCTTCGCCAATAGGGAAAGCCTTATCTTGATAAGCGTGTTCTTCAAAGCTGTTGTCGAGAAATAAGTGGCGTGGAATAGCACGAATTGCCTCTAAAACCTTTTGGTCTTTGATACCTTTTTCTCGCAGTAAATCAGCTAATTGATTTCGTAATCCTCTATGTTTTAAAGTATCTTCTAAACTTTGCATTGTCGTACTTTTAAGAGCGCAAAATTAGTCATTTTTCTGGAATTACAAAAGTGTAAAAAAATATTTTTTACTATTTTTTGTGTCAAAAATTTTAACAGTAAGAAAAAATACCTTACTTTTGTAGCGAAAAACTAAATTATTGTGAAAAGATGAGACTTTTAAAGCAAAAAGTAAATGTTCTCACAATGCTTATTTTACTGACTTCGTGTAGGATTAGAGAGGGCTCAACAGATGGGCTACAACTAG from Capnocytophaga haemolytica harbors:
- the ric gene encoding iron-sulfur cluster repair di-iron protein; the encoded protein is MSLTDKTIGEIVADDFRAAAVFKKYGIDFCCRGGRTIDEACDKKDVDKQSLINDLNAIPQGKGDQVDVSSWPLDLLANYIVRIHHQYVHDKTPILLQFLDKLCRVHGERHPELFEINRIFTESAHDLANHFEKEERVLFPFIGELVKAQQTGQPLETAHFGTVENPIAMMMHEHTVEGDRFAEIARLSNNYTPPADACNTYRVTFAMLQEFEEDLHRHIHLENNVLFPKAIALEKQLNS
- a CDS encoding phosphatase PAP2 family protein; translated protein: MKYIVFTLLLPFIGISQTLDTLPPSQKDSLPLPSTIEGETKAYRISKDEILIYKKPKISDIFNKIPRNFGKSATLMVSKPYYPYGLASLAATAAIIPADPWLIEESRNFGKNLGLNEAHTYKKLGFLKIIPADVNSAMYFIGNGTTFLIISGGLATYGLITNNYRAKSVSMQLVESIIVSGLFVQPFKRLSGRESPFITFDEGRRHSHWTFAPSFASYQEDTPRYDAMPSGHLTTAMSALTVLIENYPDHKWIKPVGYTALGLMAFEMMQSKVHWASDYPIALFVGYITGKTIADRRITRQKINENLEQPTNRYTFDLSTSTTLDGYQMVGFNLRF
- the tsaE gene encoding tRNA (adenosine(37)-N6)-threonylcarbamoyltransferase complex ATPase subunit type 1 TsaE, whose product is MEIVYTLVDIDLVAQRLLAYLTERVIVFRGEMGAGKTTLIKALVKAMGSSDTVSSPTFALVNPYMSEEGTIYHFDFYRIKKEEEAFDIGFEEYLYSGDWCFIEWAERVPSYLPEKYIAIDIEVIDANTRRLKVKLF
- a CDS encoding o-succinylbenzoate synthase, giving the protein MRATYIKYVLNFKRPSGTSRGVLTQKDTYFLLLNEDGKLGVGECGLLRTLSVDDRVDYEEKLVWVCAHIHLGEERLWADLEAFPSIQFGVEQAFRSLRAEAWYNLFPSDFTSGKAQIPINGLVWMGQPEFMKAQIREKLAQGFRCIKMKIGAIDFSEEYALLQGIRLEFSPEDIELRVDANGAFAPEQAMDYLNRLADLQLHSIEQPIKAGQWEAMARLCERTPLPIALDEELIGVFSKEEKQRLLEAIRPQYIILKPSLIGGYKGSEQWITLAESLNIGWWVTSALESNIGLNAIAQWTYMLGNPLPQGLGTGSLYTNNIPFPLEVKDGKLGLRL
- the mnmD gene encoding tRNA (5-methylaminomethyl-2-thiouridine)(34)-methyltransferase MnmD, which translates into the protein MKREIITTDDGSTSFRIPEWGESFHSTHGAIQETKHVFIKNGLALFSNQNISILEIGFGTGLNALATLAEQPHLNLNVHYETIEAYPLSWQEASQMNYCELLQQPALAPLFAKMHQCPWNEEVTLNSHFILKKRKQFFQEINDLSQFDLIYFDAFGAQVQPELWQEDIFQKMYNALKTNGILVTYAAKGSVRRAMTACGFTVERLQGPPGKREMLRATKA
- a CDS encoding branched-chain amino acid aminotransferase, with the translated sequence MVDIKITPIEESRISQVDFTSLVFGKEFSDYMFVCAYREGRWQQPEIKPYAPISLMPSASVFHYGQAVFEGMKAYKDEAGRVFLFRPWENYRRLNRSCERLAMPAFPEEWFDAGLKQLLGLDKEWIKQGVGNSLYIRPFMIATSAGVKASAATEYLFVIITSPVQSYYDGDVKVKIADYYSRAANGGFGYAKAAGNYAGQFFPTAEAAKEGYQQVMWTDDATHEFLEESGTMNLYFRIADKLITCPVSERILDGVTRKSILELAPRLGIETEVRKVRVQELIKASENGTLQEAFGCGTAAVVSPISGFGYKGKDYAIHRPKELYANKIKETILDIQYNRGEDPFGWREEVK